A window from Listeria seeligeri serovar 1/2b str. SLCC3954 encodes these proteins:
- a CDS encoding PTS sugar transporter subunit IIB gives MGQFKILVACGAGIATSTVVTDRVERLVKEHNVDAEVKQIKISEAASMQDGADLIVSTTILPTTYKIPAIIATSYITGMGMEELDEEILAHLK, from the coding sequence ATGGGACAATTTAAAATTTTGGTAGCTTGTGGAGCAGGAATTGCAACATCAACAGTAGTAACGGACAGAGTAGAACGTTTGGTGAAAGAACATAATGTCGATGCAGAAGTAAAACAAATCAAAATTTCTGAAGCAGCATCTATGCAAGACGGAGCAGATTTGATTGTATCAACAACTATTTTACCAACAACTTACAAAATCCCAGCTATTATTGCTACTTCTTACATCACTGGTATGGGTATGGAAGAGCTTGACGAAGAAATACTTGCGCACCTTAAATAA
- a CDS encoding PTS sugar transporter subunit IIA, with protein sequence MDLVQFLKKGMVWVQSDIKQQEDLFQMVAESGKSEGYVTDDFLTRLTDREQTFPTGLKLDGYGVALPHTDPECVTEQFIAVITVKDGIPFKLMEDAGQTVEANLIFVLGLNEPHSQLAVLQQLMGTIQDKENVTALLRAKDEAEVKQILETITV encoded by the coding sequence ATGGATTTAGTACAATTTTTGAAAAAAGGAATGGTTTGGGTTCAGTCGGATATCAAACAGCAAGAGGACCTATTCCAAATGGTCGCAGAAAGTGGAAAGTCTGAAGGGTATGTGACGGATGACTTTTTGACTAGACTAACAGACCGTGAACAAACCTTTCCAACGGGGCTAAAATTAGATGGATACGGAGTTGCTTTACCGCACACGGATCCAGAATGCGTTACGGAACAATTTATCGCCGTAATCACTGTGAAAGACGGCATCCCATTCAAACTTATGGAAGATGCAGGTCAAACGGTTGAAGCGAATTTGATTTTCGTGCTGGGACTAAATGAACCTCACAGCCAGCTCGCGGTACTTCAACAATTGATGGGGACGATTCAAGACAAGGAAAATGTAACCGCATTACTCAGAGCGAAAGATGAAGCAGAAGTAAAACAAATTTTGGAAACGATTACCGTTTAA
- a CDS encoding universal stress protein has translation MSAYKRILVGVDGSNEAEAALRRAVQFAKMDGATLGIGFVADVRRIAPLIDYEQTYAKKAKAYGEELVEMYKKEAEKAGVPHVETFVHFGTPKSTFNKKITRNFEPDLILVGATGLSATEQFILGSVSEYTAAHAPCDVIIVHAKPWRNRKTVEKL, from the coding sequence ATGTCTGCTTACAAACGTATTCTTGTTGGAGTTGATGGTTCAAATGAAGCCGAAGCGGCACTAAGACGTGCTGTTCAGTTTGCTAAAATGGACGGAGCCACACTCGGTATTGGCTTTGTCGCTGATGTTCGCCGGATTGCACCACTGATTGATTATGAACAAACCTATGCAAAAAAAGCCAAAGCCTACGGGGAAGAATTAGTCGAAATGTACAAAAAGGAAGCCGAAAAAGCTGGCGTTCCACATGTAGAAACTTTTGTTCACTTCGGTACACCAAAAAGCACTTTTAATAAAAAAATCACACGTAATTTTGAACCTGATTTAATTTTAGTTGGAGCTACAGGACTCTCTGCAACAGAACAATTTATTCTTGGTAGTGTTTCTGAATATACCGCGGCTCATGCACCTTGTGATGTCATTATTGTTCATGCGAAACCATGGCGTAACAGAAAGACTGTCGAAAAACTCTAA
- a CDS encoding P-loop NTPase fold protein produces MTINTNLDKIKKYLATEVTTYALLLDGEWGSGKTYFISNTLAEELSNTKFSIRYISLNGVSDLNELKKKIFFELMSERGKKVKQSAVFAGRLLESVAPLNGVLQVGSNLIKQIRSVEFQVHGVKQ; encoded by the coding sequence ATGACGATTAATACTAATTTGGATAAGATAAAAAAATATTTAGCAACAGAAGTTACAACGTATGCCTTATTGCTAGATGGTGAATGGGGGAGCGGAAAAACTTACTTTATAAGTAATACACTTGCAGAGGAATTATCTAATACTAAATTTAGTATCAGATACATTTCGTTGAATGGGGTATCTGATTTAAACGAGTTAAAAAAGAAAATATTCTTTGAATTGATGAGTGAGAGAGGTAAAAAGGTTAAGCAGTCTGCTGTTTTTGCTGGAAGATTGTTGGAATCTGTAGCTCCTTTGAACGGTGTACTTCAAGTAGGCAGTAATCTTATAAAACAAATAAGGTCTGTGGAGTTCCAAGTACATGGGGTGAAGCAATAG
- a CDS encoding PTS galactitol transporter subunit IIC, translated as MDTLLSGVQYVLNLGPTVILPIMIFFIALIFRVPAKKALRSAITIGIGFVGINLVISLLSSNLGPAAQQMVERFGLNLTIIDAGWPAAAAASWASPVAAILIPICLVVNLVLIFFKVTKTLDIDIWNYWHFIAAGATGYIVTGGNWWFAILCAIIYEVAVLWMADRTQPMVEEFYGLKGISLPTGSTAAFGFIGIPVGWLIAKIPGIKNIHVDPETIQKRFGIFGEPMMMGLILGIAIGLLAGYDVGAVAQLGMSMGAVMFLMPRMVKILMEGLIPISESAREFMKSRFKGRELYIGLDAALSIGHPANISTGLILVPITLFLAVIIPGNKVLPFGDLATIPFYVSFVVASRKGNILHSVLAGTVVIALALLMATDFGLVHTEMMKGVYEFPKGATQVSTLDMGGNFFNWVILKFSQAWAAIF; from the coding sequence ATGGATACACTTCTATCAGGAGTACAGTATGTTTTAAACTTGGGGCCTACAGTTATTTTGCCTATTATGATTTTCTTTATTGCATTAATTTTCCGAGTACCAGCGAAAAAAGCGCTTCGTTCCGCGATTACGATAGGTATCGGATTTGTAGGTATTAACCTTGTTATTAGTTTACTATCTAGCAATTTAGGTCCAGCGGCGCAACAAATGGTTGAACGCTTTGGTCTGAACTTAACAATTATTGACGCAGGTTGGCCAGCAGCAGCGGCAGCATCGTGGGCTTCCCCAGTTGCAGCAATTCTGATTCCAATCTGTTTGGTAGTCAACTTAGTACTTATCTTCTTTAAAGTAACAAAAACACTAGATATTGATATTTGGAACTATTGGCACTTTATCGCAGCAGGTGCAACTGGTTATATCGTAACTGGCGGTAACTGGTGGTTCGCGATTCTTTGTGCAATCATTTATGAAGTTGCAGTTCTTTGGATGGCTGATAGAACACAACCTATGGTAGAAGAATTTTACGGCTTAAAAGGGATCTCCTTACCAACAGGTTCAACAGCAGCATTCGGTTTCATTGGTATTCCAGTTGGTTGGCTAATCGCTAAAATCCCTGGAATCAAAAACATCCACGTTGACCCAGAAACAATTCAAAAACGTTTTGGTATCTTTGGGGAACCAATGATGATGGGGCTTATTCTAGGTATTGCAATTGGTCTTCTTGCAGGTTATGACGTTGGGGCTGTTGCACAACTTGGCATGTCAATGGGTGCGGTAATGTTCTTAATGCCTCGGATGGTTAAAATTTTAATGGAAGGTTTAATTCCAATTTCTGAATCCGCTCGTGAATTTATGAAATCTCGTTTCAAAGGCCGCGAATTATATATCGGACTTGATGCAGCTCTTTCAATTGGTCACCCAGCGAATATCTCTACTGGTTTAATCCTTGTTCCAATCACTCTTTTCTTAGCTGTTATCATTCCAGGTAATAAAGTACTTCCATTTGGTGACTTGGCGACTATTCCATTTTACGTATCGTTCGTTGTAGCATCACGTAAAGGTAACATTCTTCACTCTGTTTTAGCTGGAACTGTAGTTATTGCACTGGCACTTCTTATGGCAACTGACTTTGGTCTTGTTCATACAGAAATGATGAAAGGCGTTTATGAATTCCCTAAAGGAGCAACTCAAGTAAGTACGCTTGATATGGGTGGTAACTTCTTTAACTGGGTTATTCTTAAATTCTCTCAAGCTTGGGCAGCAATTTTCTAA
- a CDS encoding BglG family transcription antiterminator translates to MYLDERSNSLLKELLRHPDTSSTNLQAKFGLTRRQVDYSFQKINNWLEEQTYPKIHRAANGRFIVEPDLFQIIGEEDGEKTDWYIPSEKERASLIILMLTTGSEELSLNHFISELEVSKNTVLRDLKLVQKTLDKFNLEVKYSRMRGYLIDGDEWNQRTALIYAAEHIIESFGGEEYLQDFMQVEEARIKDLREKLEQVEHHLNLHFIDNKMQILPYILEAVFRRMKKGQTITTSFLIDYNELSDTREYGAAEILIEEEPNMPEAERMYITLQLLTSNVLPKQYLKSEETHKLRLALEQVLSEFEKKACIQLVDKESLLEKLFAHIKPAYYRIKYHLTTDYSILDKIDQEFQAVHYIVKESLVPLERFIGSKVPENESIFITLFIGGHLIESTEKLQTRLKAVVVCPNGLSISRLMEKTLRSLFPEIFFYQAMSIREFEQTKAGYDIVFSAVPLSTDKKFFLINQLMDGKERLELRRRVMRSVYLVDEVNISVDQLMKTISKFADIKDAARLEKVLADYLMPVPEETTSTHSTKSSLSDLLEETRITRKKSVADWHEAIHHAALPLLSAGVVEQQYVDEMKRQYPAPIMNIILRNTIAIPHAETEKGVNSLGMSLLYLEEGLPVEGGKNLHFIVVIAAVDKNAHFTALLQLMELSENKRALKKLADAGSTKEMHQIIKNFTDLETKKTM, encoded by the coding sequence ATGTATTTGGATGAGAGAAGTAATTCACTTTTAAAAGAGCTATTACGGCATCCTGACACATCGAGTACAAACTTGCAAGCGAAATTCGGTTTAACTCGAAGACAAGTCGACTATAGTTTCCAAAAAATTAATAATTGGCTAGAAGAACAGACTTATCCAAAGATTCACCGTGCTGCGAATGGTCGATTTATCGTAGAACCTGACCTGTTTCAAATCATTGGTGAGGAAGATGGCGAAAAAACAGATTGGTACATTCCATCAGAAAAAGAACGCGCCAGTCTAATCATCCTCATGTTAACAACAGGAAGTGAAGAATTATCCCTTAATCACTTTATCAGCGAGTTGGAGGTGAGCAAGAACACCGTATTACGAGATTTGAAGCTGGTACAAAAAACTCTCGATAAATTTAACCTAGAAGTGAAATATTCTAGAATGCGTGGTTATTTAATTGATGGGGACGAGTGGAATCAGCGGACAGCGCTCATTTATGCGGCCGAACACATCATAGAGAGTTTTGGTGGGGAAGAGTATTTACAGGATTTTATGCAAGTGGAAGAAGCGAGAATTAAAGACCTCCGAGAAAAATTAGAACAAGTGGAGCATCATCTGAATTTGCATTTTATTGACAATAAAATGCAAATACTGCCTTACATTCTGGAAGCTGTTTTTCGGCGAATGAAAAAAGGGCAAACGATTACGACATCTTTCCTGATTGACTACAATGAATTGTCAGATACTCGGGAATACGGAGCTGCAGAGATTTTGATTGAAGAAGAGCCAAATATGCCAGAAGCAGAACGGATGTACATCACGTTACAACTTTTAACTTCCAATGTGCTGCCAAAACAGTATTTGAAGTCAGAGGAAACGCATAAGTTAAGACTTGCACTGGAACAAGTTCTAAGTGAATTTGAAAAGAAGGCTTGTATTCAACTAGTAGACAAAGAATCGTTACTGGAAAAATTATTTGCACATATCAAACCTGCGTATTATCGAATTAAGTATCATCTTACAACAGATTACAGCATTTTAGACAAGATTGATCAAGAATTCCAAGCCGTGCATTACATCGTGAAAGAGTCGCTTGTACCTTTAGAACGTTTTATTGGTAGCAAGGTTCCAGAAAACGAAAGCATTTTTATCACCCTTTTCATTGGAGGGCATTTAATTGAATCTACTGAGAAACTACAAACAAGATTAAAAGCAGTAGTGGTTTGTCCGAATGGGTTATCGATTTCGAGGTTAATGGAAAAAACATTACGAAGCCTTTTCCCGGAAATATTTTTCTATCAAGCGATGTCGATTCGGGAATTTGAACAAACAAAAGCAGGATATGACATTGTGTTTTCCGCAGTACCGCTTTCGACGGACAAGAAATTTTTCCTAATTAACCAATTAATGGATGGGAAAGAACGCTTGGAGCTAAGGCGCCGAGTAATGCGGTCGGTTTATTTAGTGGATGAGGTAAATATCAGCGTTGATCAATTAATGAAAACTATTTCCAAATTTGCTGATATTAAAGATGCTGCTCGTCTTGAAAAAGTCCTAGCAGATTACTTAATGCCAGTTCCAGAAGAAACTACATCCACCCATTCAACCAAAAGCTCTCTCTCAGATTTACTTGAAGAAACGCGAATTACCCGGAAGAAATCAGTGGCAGACTGGCATGAGGCAATTCATCATGCGGCTTTACCATTACTTTCGGCGGGAGTAGTTGAACAGCAATATGTGGATGAAATGAAACGGCAATACCCGGCACCGATTATGAACATCATTCTCCGTAATACAATAGCTATCCCTCATGCTGAAACGGAAAAAGGAGTTAATAGTCTTGGAATGAGCTTACTTTATCTAGAAGAAGGCTTGCCAGTGGAAGGCGGTAAGAATTTGCATTTTATCGTTGTCATTGCAGCTGTTGATAAAAACGCTCACTTCACAGCTTTACTACAACTGATGGAATTATCGGAGAACAAAAGAGCCCTTAAAAAGCTTGCAGACGCTGGGAGTACAAAAGAAATGCACCAAATAATAAAAAACTTCACGGACTTGGAAACAAAAAAGACAATGTAG
- a CDS encoding galactitol-1-phosphate 5-dehydrogenase, producing MRAAVLYENNVIKAEQIDEAICGKDQVRVEVKAVGICGSDIHKMQTRWKYPLPAVMGHEFSGVITEVGSEVKNRAIGDRVAGIPLEPCMECNYCKAGDFSLCDNYRMVGSHFHGGFAENVVMKADNVISIGDLDFEEGAMIEPLAVSMHGVLGIEPRLGDTVIVFGIGTIGILVVQCLLLAGVKDIIAVDISDKKLADAKEFGCRYTINPKNEDLKERVLAYTNGLGADIALECAGSKITQEQCLLVTKKKGKVGFLGIAYADVLLHEEAFENIFRRELTLKGFWNSYSAPFPGEEWRTSIEFVKQGRIKLKPLISHRYKLEETKEAFEMILSREHDYNKVMILPQKGDD from the coding sequence ATGCGAGCAGCTGTGTTATACGAGAATAATGTAATAAAAGCAGAACAAATTGACGAAGCGATTTGTGGGAAAGATCAAGTACGTGTTGAGGTAAAAGCAGTTGGAATATGCGGATCAGATATTCACAAAATGCAGACGCGTTGGAAATATCCATTGCCGGCTGTTATGGGACACGAATTTTCGGGTGTGATTACAGAAGTAGGTAGTGAAGTGAAAAATAGAGCTATCGGTGACCGTGTTGCAGGAATTCCACTAGAACCATGTATGGAATGTAATTATTGTAAAGCGGGAGACTTCTCGCTATGTGATAATTACCGAATGGTGGGCTCACATTTCCACGGAGGATTTGCCGAAAATGTCGTAATGAAAGCTGATAACGTCATTTCCATTGGCGACCTTGATTTTGAAGAAGGCGCTATGATTGAACCATTAGCTGTGTCAATGCATGGGGTACTTGGAATCGAACCAAGACTTGGTGATACAGTTATCGTGTTTGGGATTGGGACGATTGGGATTTTAGTCGTGCAATGTTTACTTCTCGCTGGTGTGAAAGACATTATCGCTGTTGATATCAGTGATAAAAAGTTAGCAGATGCGAAGGAATTTGGTTGCAGATACACGATTAATCCAAAAAACGAAGACCTGAAAGAACGCGTTTTAGCTTACACGAATGGCCTTGGTGCTGACATCGCGCTAGAATGTGCCGGCTCGAAAATCACTCAAGAACAATGTCTCCTTGTAACCAAGAAAAAAGGCAAAGTTGGTTTCCTAGGAATAGCTTACGCGGATGTGCTTTTACACGAAGAAGCTTTTGAAAATATTTTCAGACGTGAATTAACGCTTAAAGGTTTTTGGAACTCTTACTCGGCGCCGTTTCCAGGTGAAGAGTGGCGGACTTCGATTGAATTTGTCAAACAAGGTCGAATTAAACTAAAACCACTGATTTCGCATCGTTATAAACTAGAAGAAACGAAAGAAGCGTTTGAGATGATTCTTTCAAGAGAACATGATTATAACAAAGTGATGATATTGCCTCAGAAAGGTGACGATTAA
- a CDS encoding AraC family transcriptional regulator, with protein MGKLTMFQPIVATPNRAGYKEYFPSASLTSYIRCFWEAVESDFPGNNLVVPDLCADIIFTIDSQTGTAQDAMFVGVSDAAFESIDENSSELFAVRFYAWSLFLFVEPDLVGSLNQMNEPEAMFAGFRRFFREEFAEITNNTERIKLLEEFLLRKLILLNKTMHPDFLNGLDQLLQNPNHSAELAISGRQLERLFQKHVGLAPKQTAKLIRFQKVLQSLYENPTLTGTELAYMNGFADQAHLIKQFKRYSNHTPEEMKQIFLQNVANIQLK; from the coding sequence ATGGGAAAGCTGACGATGTTTCAACCAATTGTAGCAACACCAAATCGTGCTGGCTATAAAGAATACTTTCCGAGCGCGTCGCTTACTAGCTACATTCGCTGTTTTTGGGAAGCGGTGGAAAGTGATTTCCCGGGAAATAATTTAGTTGTTCCTGATTTATGTGCGGACATTATTTTTACAATTGATAGTCAGACGGGAACTGCTCAAGACGCCATGTTTGTTGGTGTAAGTGATGCGGCTTTTGAATCAATAGACGAGAATAGTTCGGAGCTTTTTGCTGTAAGATTCTATGCTTGGTCATTATTTTTATTTGTAGAACCTGACTTAGTAGGAAGCCTTAATCAGATGAATGAGCCAGAAGCAATGTTTGCTGGATTTAGAAGATTTTTTCGGGAAGAATTTGCGGAAATCACTAACAACACCGAGCGAATAAAATTATTAGAAGAATTTCTACTACGAAAATTAATACTACTTAACAAAACAATGCATCCAGATTTTTTAAATGGTTTAGATCAGCTTTTACAAAATCCAAATCATTCTGCGGAACTTGCGATTTCAGGGCGCCAACTAGAGCGATTATTTCAAAAACATGTAGGACTGGCGCCGAAACAAACTGCCAAACTGATTCGTTTCCAAAAAGTATTGCAATCATTATATGAAAATCCAACTCTTACCGGCACTGAACTAGCTTATATGAATGGTTTTGCTGATCAGGCACATTTAATTAAACAATTTAAACGATATAGTAATCATACGCCAGAAGAAATGAAGCAAATTTTTCTGCAAAATGTCGCAAATATACAATTAAAATAA
- the rpiB gene encoding ribose 5-phosphate isomerase B: MTVSKVAIASDHGGIELRKSIISYLESAGISYVEFGPETPESVDYPGLAITVSEKVVNEEVDRGILVCGTGIGMSIAANKVKGIRCALVGDTFSAHATREHNDTNVLALGARVIGPGLAEDIVKIWLETEYEGGRHANRVGQITAYEDSHA; encoded by the coding sequence ATGACAGTTAGTAAAGTTGCCATTGCTTCAGACCATGGTGGGATTGAATTACGCAAAAGTATTATTTCTTACCTTGAAAGTGCTGGAATTAGTTACGTGGAATTTGGTCCGGAGACGCCCGAATCAGTGGATTATCCAGGATTAGCTATTACCGTTAGTGAAAAAGTTGTAAACGAAGAAGTAGATCGCGGAATTTTAGTTTGCGGCACTGGGATTGGTATGAGTATTGCCGCCAATAAAGTAAAAGGCATTCGTTGCGCGCTTGTTGGCGATACATTTAGTGCCCACGCAACTCGCGAACACAATGATACAAATGTCCTTGCCCTTGGAGCTAGAGTCATTGGACCTGGCCTTGCAGAAGATATTGTCAAAATTTGGTTAGAAACCGAGTATGAAGGCGGCCGACATGCTAATCGTGTTGGACAAATCACCGCTTATGAAGATAGTCACGCTTAA
- a CDS encoding MmcQ/YjbR family DNA-binding protein, translating to MSEEFGWIKKVMTELPGVQYSFKEEWQAGRYHVLDQLMAMRGTDNAGNQILTLKCDAGKSEQLRAENPAVVPGYYMNKRVWISVLLEKEQNKELIRALIHHAYTEAKNKLPKYKQAQLETF from the coding sequence ATGAGTGAGGAATTTGGTTGGATTAAAAAAGTGATGACTGAACTTCCAGGAGTGCAGTATAGTTTTAAAGAAGAGTGGCAGGCAGGGCGTTATCACGTATTGGACCAGTTAATGGCAATGCGCGGCACAGATAATGCTGGAAACCAGATTTTGACGTTAAAATGTGATGCGGGAAAAAGTGAACAACTCCGTGCTGAAAATCCAGCTGTCGTTCCCGGATACTACATGAACAAACGGGTTTGGATTTCAGTGCTACTAGAAAAAGAACAAAACAAAGAACTTATTCGCGCGCTAATCCATCATGCTTACACCGAAGCAAAGAATAAACTTCCCAAATATAAGCAAGCCCAATTAGAAACTTTTTGA
- a CDS encoding VOC family protein — protein MINEFVCTNISTKDPAGLVAFYHEKLGIPIVFEGYDNFDGAKLGFSENAPGIIVWNSGKWGKSSESKVEFVFSCDTNLDDMYQELKTKGVETPEPRVAEWGGRELNLLDPDGNKIMILEPNNE, from the coding sequence ATGATAAATGAATTTGTTTGTACGAATATTTCTACTAAAGATCCAGCTGGACTTGTAGCTTTTTATCACGAGAAATTAGGAATTCCAATTGTTTTTGAAGGCTACGATAATTTTGATGGAGCGAAATTAGGTTTTTCGGAAAATGCACCAGGGATTATTGTCTGGAATAGTGGTAAATGGGGAAAATCAAGTGAATCTAAAGTGGAATTTGTTTTCTCATGTGACACGAATTTAGATGATATGTATCAAGAACTTAAAACTAAAGGCGTCGAAACACCTGAGCCGCGGGTTGCTGAATGGGGCGGTCGAGAGCTAAATCTACTTGACCCAGATGGAAATAAAATTATGATTTTGGAGCCAAACAATGAGTGA
- a CDS encoding zinc-binding dehydrogenase, producing MKAVVKTNPGYDQMELKDVEEPQAYGDKVKIKVAFTGICGSDIHTFKGEYKNPTTPVTLGHEFSGVVVEVGPDVTSIKVGDRVTSETTFETCEECIYCKERDYNLCSNRRGIGTQANGSFAEFVLSREESCHVLDERISLEAAALTEPLACCVHSALEKTTIRPDDTVLVFGPGPIGLLLAQVVKAQGATVIMAGITKDSDRLRLAKELGMDRIVDTLKEDLAEVVLGMTDGYGAERVFDCSGAVPAVNQGLPLTKKKGDFVQVGLFAEKKNPIDEESIIQREIAYIGSRSQKPSSWILALDLLANGKINTDKMITKVYGLDDWREAFEAVMAGNEIKVLVKS from the coding sequence TTGAAAGCAGTAGTAAAAACAAACCCCGGATATGATCAAATGGAGCTAAAAGACGTGGAAGAGCCACAAGCTTATGGCGACAAAGTAAAAATCAAAGTAGCGTTTACTGGGATTTGTGGATCAGATATCCATACATTCAAAGGTGAATACAAAAATCCAACAACACCAGTTACACTCGGACATGAATTTTCAGGTGTAGTCGTAGAAGTTGGGCCAGATGTAACTAGTATCAAAGTGGGAGACCGCGTCACAAGTGAAACAACTTTTGAAACTTGTGAGGAATGTATTTATTGTAAAGAACGTGATTACAATTTATGTAGCAATCGTCGCGGCATTGGTACACAAGCAAATGGTAGTTTTGCAGAATTTGTTTTATCTCGCGAGGAAAGTTGTCATGTGTTAGATGAGCGGATTTCACTGGAAGCGGCTGCACTTACAGAACCACTTGCATGCTGTGTTCACTCTGCACTTGAAAAAACAACGATTCGCCCTGATGATACAGTACTTGTTTTCGGACCAGGACCAATCGGGTTATTACTTGCTCAAGTTGTGAAAGCGCAAGGAGCTACGGTGATTATGGCAGGAATTACCAAAGATAGCGATCGCTTACGTCTTGCAAAAGAGCTTGGCATGGACCGGATTGTCGATACCTTAAAAGAAGACTTGGCTGAAGTTGTGCTTGGCATGACAGATGGTTACGGAGCTGAACGAGTATTTGATTGTTCTGGCGCAGTCCCAGCAGTAAATCAAGGATTACCACTAACGAAGAAAAAAGGCGATTTTGTTCAAGTAGGACTTTTTGCTGAAAAGAAAAATCCGATTGATGAAGAATCAATTATTCAACGTGAGATTGCTTATATCGGCAGTCGCTCACAAAAACCTTCTTCATGGATTTTAGCACTGGACTTACTAGCTAATGGCAAAATCAATACAGACAAAATGATTACAAAAGTGTACGGATTAGATGACTGGCGCGAGGCTTTCGAGGCAGTTATGGCAGGAAATGAAATTAAAGTATTAGTGAAATCTTAA
- a CDS encoding putative ABC transporter permease gives MDINMFILYFFIYSVLGWAWEEVFCSISEKKLVYRGFLYGPYCPIYGFGVTAVLMLILPFQNNLWALFIFSMIICTAIEYVTATILEALFHTTWWDYHNWPLNVKGRICLPISIFWGFACIIVVRFLHPLVTDFADWILSWGGWIVPALIVVLMLLDTIKSVTSMLSFQKALAEFNEKLNEQANELKASVKERAKEFEEGFLKKQESIDMKIAELEVKRKQDSELASSMRKLKFNERRMLKSFPKMKIKHGAPFKNFNKSILRVDKQKRK, from the coding sequence ATGGATATTAATATGTTTATCCTGTATTTCTTTATTTATTCTGTACTTGGATGGGCGTGGGAAGAAGTTTTCTGTTCGATTTCAGAGAAGAAGTTAGTGTATCGTGGTTTTCTTTATGGACCGTATTGCCCGATTTACGGGTTCGGGGTAACAGCTGTTTTAATGCTGATTTTACCGTTTCAAAATAATTTATGGGCCTTATTTATTTTTTCAATGATTATTTGTACGGCGATTGAGTATGTAACAGCCACTATTTTAGAAGCACTTTTTCATACGACATGGTGGGATTACCACAACTGGCCACTGAATGTAAAAGGGCGGATTTGCTTACCGATTTCGATTTTTTGGGGATTTGCATGCATTATTGTCGTGCGTTTCCTACATCCGCTTGTAACCGATTTTGCGGATTGGATTTTGAGCTGGGGTGGTTGGATCGTTCCTGCGCTTATTGTTGTTCTGATGCTGCTCGATACAATTAAATCTGTGACAAGCATGCTATCCTTCCAAAAAGCACTTGCCGAATTTAATGAGAAGTTAAATGAGCAAGCGAATGAGTTGAAAGCAAGCGTGAAAGAGCGCGCGAAAGAATTTGAAGAAGGATTTTTGAAAAAACAAGAAAGTATCGACATGAAAATTGCTGAACTAGAAGTGAAACGGAAACAAGATTCCGAGCTCGCTTCCAGTATGCGAAAACTCAAATTTAATGAGCGCCGAATGTTAAAATCGTTCCCAAAAATGAAAATAAAACATGGAGCACCATTTAAAAACTTTAATAAAAGTATCCTAAGGGTCGATAAACAAAAAAGAAAATAA